TTCAGGTAAACGTTTATCCAGCCAGTTATAGAAAGGTTCCGCCACTTTGATCATATAGGGCGTGGTGAAGGTTGTCACCGCAGAAACAGCCACAGCAATGGGATACAGAAAATCACTGGTTACTTTCAGTGTAAGCCCCAGCGTAGCAATGATAAAAGAGAACTCCCCGATCTGCGCAAGGCTCATACCTGCCTGTACAGAAGATTTCAGCGGCTGGCCGGATAATACGGCGCCCACTGTGGTACTCAGTGTTTTACCTATCAGTGTGATCAGGGTGATCAATACCACAGGCCCAATATACATTTGCAACATCTTTGGATCAATGAGCATACCAACGGATACGAAGAAGATAGCGCCAAACAGGTCTTTCACGGATTTGATGAGATGTTCTATCTTCTCTGCCTGTGTGGTTTCTGCAAGGATGGAACCCATGATGAATGCACCTAATGCAGCTGAAAAACCTACCTGTGTGGCCAGCACCACCATCAGTAAACATAAACCCAGTGAGGTTACCAATAATGTTTCCTCACTCATGAGCGATTTGGTTTTCTTTAATAAAGTGGGAATGAAAAATATACCGCCTACGAACCAGAGGATTAAAAAGAACACCAGCTTCACCACTGAAATAAGCATTTCAGTACCGGCAAACTGCTGGCTCACCGCCAATGTGGAAAGCAATACCAATAACACGATAGCGATCAGATCCTCTACTACGAGGATACCAAATACAAGACCTGCGAATTTCTTCCCCTTTACACCTAACTCATCAAAGGCACGGATGATAATGGTGGTGGAGGAAATAGATAACACACCTCCCAGGAAAATACTGTCCATGGTATTCCATCCCAGCAACTGACCAGTACCATATCCTAAAGCAAGCATCACCACTACTTCCACGAATGCGGTTATAGAAGCGGATCCGCCTACTTTCATTAATTTCTTGAAACTGAACTCCAGTCCAAGGCTGAACAATAAAAAGATCACACCTATCTCAGACCATACCTTAATATTCTCTTCTTCTCTAACGGTAGGAAACAAATCAAAATACGGACCTACCAGGATGCCGGCTATCAAATAACCAAGCACCAGTGGTTGTTTCAGCTTTTTAAAGATGAGTGTTGTAATAGCTGCCGCACCCAGGATAAGGGCCAGATCCGCAATAAGATTTGGTAAATGAATCATACTCCCGTCATTTCGTTGGTGGCTAAAATAGCGAAAAAATCCGGGAGATAGGGTTAATAAAGCACAAGGAATGCAGCATTTCTGCCGCATTCCTTGTTATGATCAGACTATTCTTGTATTAAAATTTCCTTAAAATATTTAGCGGGCTGCCCATGCTTTATAGCGCAACAAAGCTTCCAGGAAGTAATAATCTGCATAGGACAAAGGCACGTCCAGCTCAGATTTACCCGGCATAGAGCCAGTGCTGTGCATGAGAATGAAATTATTGTTGGCTCCTTCTTTTGCCCTGTAAGCAGGACTGGCCAGGCTGATCAGCACATCCGCACCTGCATTCCAGTAACGTTTGCTTTCTGCTTTATTCGTGTACCGGCTTAATTCAAGCAGGGCAGAACTCATTACGGCAGCGGCAGAAGCATCTCTGATAGCATTCGGGATCTCAGGAGCATCATAATCATAATAAGGCACCAGGTCTTTAGGCATACGTGGATGGTTCAGCATAAAATCTGCGATATGGCGGGCCTGGTCCAGGTATTTTTTATCTTTTGTTTCCCGGTACATCATGGTATAACCATACAATCCCCATGCCTGCCCACGGCTCCATGCAGAAGCATCTGAATGGCCCTGGTGTGTTTTTTTAGCGTATACATTACCGGTGATGGTATCATAATCCACTACGTGATAGGAACTATAATCAGGCCTGTAATGATTCTTCATGGTAGTGTTGGCATGTGTTACCGCAATCTTGTAGAAAGTGGAATCACCGCTGTTCTTTGTAGCCCAGCACAACATCTCCAGGTTCATCATGTTA
This DNA window, taken from Chitinophaga niabensis, encodes the following:
- a CDS encoding cation:proton antiporter: MIHLPNLIADLALILGAAAITTLIFKKLKQPLVLGYLIAGILVGPYFDLFPTVREEENIKVWSEIGVIFLLFSLGLEFSFKKLMKVGGSASITAFVEVVVMLALGYGTGQLLGWNTMDSIFLGGVLSISSTTIIIRAFDELGVKGKKFAGLVFGILVVEDLIAIVLLVLLSTLAVSQQFAGTEMLISVVKLVFFLILWFVGGIFFIPTLLKKTKSLMSEETLLVTSLGLCLLMVVLATQVGFSAALGAFIMGSILAETTQAEKIEHLIKSVKDLFGAIFFVSVGMLIDPKMLQMYIGPVVLITLITLIGKTLSTTVGAVLSGQPLKSSVQAGMSLAQIGEFSFIIATLGLTLKVTSDFLYPIAVAVSAVTTFTTPYMIKVAEPFYNWLDKRLPEKWKASLSRYSSGAQTISEASDWQIVLKAYLTNTVICTVIIVAIGMLSSLYLLPKMNELMVPLWGRIITGIITFLVMMPFLWALAVRQVQTTAFSNLRKQNKYKGPLWLLRIARIGLAVFMIGFMLDRFFSFAIALSVTFIMVVVLVLLSRRIQVFYNRLEDRFFKNFNARETAEAAAKAAKPEAAVLAPWDAHLAAFQVRPEWDGVGKTLEELILREKYGVNIAMIERGERLIPIPPKTERLYPGDRLQVIGTDEQIISFRNYIDMHLPEIKHTRTEVELRRFDVRTGSAVLGKSIRQSGIRELARSMVVGIERGDQRILNPISDTVLEDGDVVWVVGNPKRTAALFRVKGEAPPQIQPA
- a CDS encoding glucuronyl hydrolase, with the translated sequence MKTKLVFLLLACWLTNTQAQTKLSTKKMLSLVDENFRFSAAQYKHMMKSLPDSLFPRSTNKDGSLMTAKFNWWTAGFYPGSCWYIYEYTKDPAFKQEALKRQEYLLPDQYRTNTHDLGFLMYCSFGNGLRLEGTPAYKDILMTSSRSLITRFKPTIGAIRSWDHAGWKCPVIIDNMMNLEMLCWATKNSGDSTFYKIAVTHANTTMKNHYRPDYSSYHVVDYDTITGNVYAKKTHQGHSDASAWSRGQAWGLYGYTMMYRETKDKKYLDQARHIADFMLNHPRMPKDLVPYYDYDAPEIPNAIRDASAAAVMSSALLELSRYTNKAESKRYWNAGADVLISLASPAYRAKEGANNNFILMHSTGSMPGKSELDVPLSYADYYFLEALLRYKAWAAR